The Spirosoma foliorum genome has a window encoding:
- a CDS encoding AraC family transcriptional regulator, with translation MLTTGDTLSVASINLILFAARQRGADADALAHAVGISSEQLHDPDSRVLVRQVQALWREVITTTGDPNIALQLGELVNPVAIGVLAYVMMHSPTLGKAFDKLCQYQDIVCEGIRTSGKLIESETLGKQFMLSLQITSADIIYPQHALNSEFSIYLSAMRALTGHRIEAREIWFSYPRPVDTREHERVFAPARLVFDAPETAMFLDTVLLDLPVLNASPTLSILFEKHATDILGKLKAPSLTSRVKSEIIAIMKGEEPTLANVADRLAMGVRTLQLHLKDAGTTYQQLLDETRKELAVSHLSESNLSTTDIAYLLGFAEPSVFFRSFKKWTGQTPGAYRLAQAS, from the coding sequence ATGCTAACCACCGGCGATACGCTTTCCGTTGCGTCCATCAATTTGATTTTGTTTGCGGCCCGGCAACGCGGTGCCGATGCCGATGCACTAGCTCACGCCGTGGGGATCAGTTCAGAGCAGTTACATGATCCCGATAGTCGGGTATTGGTTCGTCAGGTACAGGCACTCTGGCGCGAAGTCATAACCACCACGGGCGACCCAAACATTGCGCTACAACTCGGCGAACTTGTAAATCCGGTTGCCATTGGCGTGTTGGCGTATGTGATGATGCACAGCCCTACCTTGGGCAAAGCCTTTGACAAACTTTGTCAGTATCAGGATATTGTCTGCGAAGGTATTCGAACATCGGGAAAATTGATCGAGTCCGAGACACTAGGAAAGCAATTCATGCTCTCGCTTCAGATAACCAGTGCGGATATTATTTACCCTCAACACGCGCTTAACTCCGAGTTTTCGATTTATCTGTCTGCTATGCGGGCTTTAACAGGCCATCGTATCGAAGCTCGTGAAATTTGGTTTTCATACCCTCGGCCCGTTGATACACGTGAACACGAACGGGTATTTGCACCCGCTCGTCTGGTATTCGATGCCCCTGAAACAGCGATGTTCCTGGATACCGTTTTGCTCGATCTTCCCGTGTTGAACGCCAGCCCAACATTGTCGATCCTATTTGAAAAACACGCGACGGATATTCTCGGCAAGCTTAAAGCACCATCGCTGACCAGCCGGGTTAAATCAGAAATTATTGCCATCATGAAAGGCGAAGAACCCACGCTGGCCAACGTTGCCGACCGTCTGGCGATGGGCGTTCGAACGCTTCAGCTTCATTTGAAAGACGCCGGTACAACCTACCAGCAACTGCTCGACGAAACCCGTAAAGAACTGGCAGTAAGCCACCTTAGTGAATCGAATCTGAGCACTACCGACATCGCCTACCTGCTTGGCTTTGCCGAACCAAGTGTCTTTTTCCGATCCTTCAAAAAATGGACGGGTCAAACGCCGGGTGCCTACCGATTAGCACAAGCCTCGTAA
- a CDS encoding DUF4260 domain-containing protein — protein sequence MKTLLKSEELIQFLGAIYLFSRLSFAWWWFPALILVPDLSMIGYAINPAVGAVFYNIVHHKGLGIVIGLLGLMTGNQELMLAGIILFAHSSMDRMLGYGLKYSDSFKHTSLESL from the coding sequence ATGAAAACCTTATTGAAATCCGAAGAATTGATTCAATTTCTGGGCGCTATCTACCTGTTCTCTCGCCTAAGTTTTGCCTGGTGGTGGTTTCCCGCGCTTATCCTTGTACCCGACTTGAGTATGATTGGCTATGCCATTAATCCAGCTGTAGGAGCTGTGTTTTACAACATCGTGCACCACAAAGGGTTAGGCATCGTGATTGGCTTGCTAGGCCTGATGACAGGCAATCAGGAATTGATGTTAGCAGGGATTATTCTCTTCGCACACTCTAGCATGGATCGTATGCTGGGCTATGGTCTGAAATACTCAGACAGCTTCAAGCACACGAGTTTAGAGAGTTTGTAG
- a CDS encoding NAD(P)H-binding protein: protein MNTTPTILVLGATGSIGYAVADNLLARRIPITILVRDRAKAEALFPDQSTLTIIEGDVQDAALLNRISADKDVIFHGINYPYNKWFGNMDTATQKIIDAAEQNHATVILPGNVYNFGNTAEPIRENSTPNPCTRKGQLRVEIEAMLEQAATAGRCRVMNVRLPDFWGPNVLNEGIKPIFENALTGKALPWIVNADIPHQSVYTKDAAEIIVRLLLRDWSSRTQPTTTTAADKPYEVWNYGGTTVPSMRAWFEQITSLTGKPLKVQLYSRFIISVLGLFMPVLREVKEMLYLYENSILLDDQKVLALFPDFRPTPMKQALTETLTWFAKHAGKQTFVPAGATN, encoded by the coding sequence ATGAATACTACACCAACTATCCTCGTTCTGGGCGCAACCGGTAGCATCGGTTATGCCGTTGCTGATAACCTACTGGCTCGTCGAATACCTATAACAATTCTTGTTCGCGACCGGGCTAAGGCGGAGGCTTTGTTTCCGGATCAATCTACCCTGACTATTATCGAAGGCGATGTGCAGGATGCCGCTTTACTCAATCGAATTTCGGCCGATAAGGATGTCATTTTTCATGGAATCAACTACCCATACAACAAGTGGTTTGGGAACATGGATACGGCAACGCAGAAGATAATAGATGCTGCTGAGCAGAATCATGCAACTGTTATTTTGCCCGGAAACGTCTATAATTTCGGGAACACTGCCGAACCAATTCGGGAAAATAGTACGCCCAATCCCTGTACGCGAAAAGGCCAGCTTCGGGTTGAGATTGAAGCCATGCTGGAACAAGCTGCTACGGCTGGCCGGTGCCGCGTTATGAACGTACGGCTTCCTGATTTCTGGGGACCAAACGTGTTGAATGAAGGGATAAAGCCCATTTTTGAAAATGCTCTCACAGGGAAAGCGCTGCCCTGGATTGTGAATGCCGATATTCCGCATCAATCGGTTTATACGAAAGATGCGGCCGAAATTATTGTCCGGCTACTTTTACGAGATTGGTCTAGCCGGACGCAACCAACCACAACTACGGCGGCAGACAAACCATATGAAGTCTGGAATTATGGTGGAACGACAGTACCATCGATGCGGGCGTGGTTTGAGCAAATTACCTCATTAACCGGAAAGCCTCTGAAAGTGCAACTGTATAGTCGCTTTATCATCAGTGTACTGGGCTTATTTATGCCTGTGTTGCGGGAGGTGAAGGAGATGCTTTATCTCTATGAAAACTCCATTCTGCTCGACGACCAAAAGGTACTGGCTTTGTTCCCTGACTTCCGCCCAACACCTATGAAACAGGCGTTAACCGAAACGTTGACCTGGTTCGCCAAACATGCAGGTAAGCAGACGTTTGTACCTGCGGGAGCCACGAACTAA
- a CDS encoding helix-turn-helix domain-containing protein, whose amino-acid sequence MRYDVFIPCDRLKPYVKQFVISEGNDAQTYRVLPGTSLVMGFQYQGRIATVLGTTTRPLAKAGITGIQNGVRIFKNEPATGSVLVVFTETGAASFLNNPIHELVGESVGLDNFLNCALLTTLADRLAEARTDQSRIHLIEQFLLSRLQTPKSDALVSAAIQQIYLTKGTIRMTALADKLCISQSPLEKRFRRLVGTSPKKFASIVRMQQAISTLSTTDSLTDISIESGYFDQAHFINSFKIFTGLTPTEFLQNMPKT is encoded by the coding sequence ATGCGCTATGATGTATTCATACCTTGCGATAGGCTGAAACCCTATGTGAAGCAGTTCGTTATTTCGGAAGGCAACGATGCGCAAACGTATCGGGTACTGCCAGGCACATCATTGGTGATGGGATTTCAATATCAGGGGAGAATCGCCACTGTACTCGGAACAACCACACGCCCGTTAGCAAAGGCTGGCATAACGGGTATTCAGAATGGGGTTCGAATCTTCAAAAATGAGCCTGCTACTGGTTCGGTACTGGTTGTATTCACCGAAACAGGGGCGGCTTCCTTTCTCAATAATCCCATCCACGAGTTAGTTGGCGAAAGCGTAGGTCTCGACAATTTTCTGAATTGTGCGCTTCTTACTACCCTCGCAGATCGACTAGCCGAAGCGAGAACGGATCAGTCCCGGATTCACCTTATTGAGCAGTTTTTGCTTTCACGATTACAGACGCCCAAATCCGACGCCCTTGTTTCGGCGGCTATCCAGCAGATTTATCTAACCAAAGGCACCATTCGAATGACCGCTCTGGCCGATAAACTTTGCATTAGCCAAAGCCCACTCGAAAAGCGTTTCCGGCGATTAGTCGGCACCTCGCCCAAAAAGTTTGCATCGATTGTTCGTATGCAGCAGGCCATTTCTACGCTTTCGACCACCGATAGCCTGACCGACATTAGCATCGAATCTGGCTACTTCGATCAGGCACACTTTATCAACAGCTTCAAGATATTTACGGGCCTAACCCCCACCGAGTTTCTACAGAACATGCCCAAGACCTGA
- a CDS encoding DUF1398 family protein has translation MSTEERIKQAYATAKNYPDLAQKLVEARVHSYTVEVSSSIILYRLADGETLLHTSTTAPKAIAANFDEAATIQAIRDNQQGKTDYPQFMHDIAQAGVRFYDAILTGADKRVIYVGIGGHYDEKIPIV, from the coding sequence ATGTCGACTGAAGAACGTATAAAACAAGCCTATGCTACGGCCAAAAACTATCCTGACTTAGCCCAAAAACTTGTTGAGGCCAGGGTTCATTCCTATACGGTTGAGGTGTCGTCCAGTATCATCTTGTATCGGTTGGCTGATGGCGAAACCTTACTGCACACAAGTACAACTGCGCCCAAAGCCATTGCCGCCAACTTCGACGAAGCTGCTACCATTCAGGCCATTCGCGACAACCAGCAAGGCAAAACGGATTATCCCCAATTCATGCATGACATCGCACAAGCGGGCGTTCGTTTCTACGACGCCATTCTGACGGGCGCAGACAAACGGGTTATTTATGTAGGAATTGGTGGACACTACGACGAGAAAATCCCGATAGTTTAA
- a CDS encoding arylsulfatase, with protein sequence MLKIFGAILLIGWGVSFMGSLSPNHNLTVTKAPKRPNIVLIMADDMGYSDLGCYGSEIPTPNLDKLASQGVRFTQFYNAARCCPTRASLLTGLFQHQAGIGHMTKEPGNGTNYDYGVYGYKGEINRNCVTLAEVLKSAGYHTYMAGKWHLGSGNPDLYPRQRGFDRFYGLLAGASSYLDPTQPRGIWTDNEPVAHVEQPFYTTDAFTNHAISFLNEQKDQDPFFLYLAFTSPHWPLHALENDIARFKGKYRQGWDRLREERFRKQVREGIVSEKWGISERPGKFPAWTEQDSVRQREMDYRMAVYAAQVYRMDQNIGKLVDQLKKTGKLDNTLLVFLSDNGACPEGGILGGGSIQDINNSSKWGAISYGGVWSNASNTPFKGFKHVSYEGGIATPLIVHYPAGLVGQKGKINKTPGYLIDIMPTFIEASGATYPTQAKGQKIHSLEGKSLLPVLASGTRQLHEYMYWEHENHRAIRFGNWKAVGPVSGPWELYDLEIDRTEQHNRAAEHPELVEKLNKKWTDWANSHYVLPKGSMKEDFSKEWYF encoded by the coding sequence ATGTTGAAAATTTTCGGAGCCATCTTACTGATTGGCTGGGGTGTAAGTTTTATGGGGTCTTTATCCCCCAACCACAACTTAACCGTAACCAAAGCCCCTAAACGACCCAATATCGTTCTGATTATGGCCGACGATATGGGCTACTCGGATTTGGGTTGTTATGGCTCCGAAATTCCAACGCCTAACCTGGATAAGCTGGCAAGTCAGGGCGTTCGGTTTACACAATTTTACAATGCTGCACGCTGCTGCCCAACCCGAGCCTCCTTGCTGACGGGCTTGTTTCAGCATCAGGCCGGTATTGGTCACATGACCAAAGAACCGGGTAATGGCACCAATTACGATTATGGCGTGTATGGGTACAAGGGCGAAATAAATAGAAACTGCGTTACACTGGCTGAGGTTCTTAAATCAGCTGGATACCATACCTACATGGCTGGTAAATGGCATCTGGGTTCCGGCAATCCAGACCTGTATCCACGCCAACGAGGTTTTGATCGTTTCTACGGATTATTAGCCGGGGCCAGCAGCTATCTTGACCCTACCCAACCACGAGGCATCTGGACGGATAACGAGCCTGTTGCCCATGTAGAACAGCCTTTTTACACAACCGATGCGTTTACCAATCATGCCATTTCGTTCCTGAATGAGCAGAAAGATCAGGACCCGTTTTTCCTGTATCTAGCGTTCACATCGCCACACTGGCCACTTCACGCGTTGGAAAATGATATTGCCCGATTTAAAGGTAAGTACCGACAGGGCTGGGACCGCTTACGGGAAGAGCGCTTTCGGAAGCAAGTGCGGGAAGGGATCGTTTCGGAGAAATGGGGAATTTCGGAACGACCCGGCAAGTTTCCAGCCTGGACAGAACAGGATAGCGTTCGCCAGCGCGAAATGGACTACCGCATGGCGGTTTATGCCGCTCAGGTTTACCGAATGGATCAGAACATTGGTAAGCTGGTTGATCAACTCAAAAAAACAGGTAAGCTGGATAATACACTGCTCGTCTTTCTCTCCGACAATGGCGCTTGCCCGGAAGGAGGCATACTAGGTGGGGGGAGTATTCAGGATATCAATAATTCATCGAAATGGGGTGCTATTTCGTACGGAGGTGTTTGGTCAAATGCTTCGAATACGCCGTTTAAAGGCTTCAAGCACGTGTCGTACGAGGGCGGTATTGCAACGCCACTAATCGTTCACTATCCGGCTGGCCTTGTCGGTCAGAAAGGGAAAATCAATAAAACGCCGGGTTATCTGATCGATATCATGCCGACGTTTATTGAAGCGAGCGGGGCAACCTACCCAACACAGGCAAAAGGCCAGAAAATCCACTCGCTAGAGGGAAAAAGCCTCCTGCCTGTGCTGGCTAGTGGGACACGCCAACTTCATGAATACATGTATTGGGAGCACGAAAACCACCGGGCTATTCGATTCGGAAACTGGAAAGCAGTTGGTCCAGTAAGTGGCCCGTGGGAATTGTACGATCTGGAAATCGATCGAACAGAGCAACATAATCGAGCCGCCGAGCATCCTGAGTTAGTTGAAAAGCTCAACAAAAAATGGACGGATTGGGCAAATTCACATTACGTTCTCCCCAAAGGGTCGATGAAAGAGGACTTTAGTAAGGAGTGGTATTTTTAG
- a CDS encoding phytanoyl-CoA dioxygenase family protein → MTRREQFEQQGYLIVRNVFTPDEVTQLRQAAYEYRDQQQKLGLVAKVKQAASVKGDLLSKEKLGWVIYDPRIVAIATEILGDTPVYFSDSTYQIGTGTRGFHRDNIDRYQFGQGADWEGAYPLIRFGIYLQNHDTYSGGIRFKSGSHDAADGADVFADTRAGDIVVWNMRTLHSGNARRMKVLNNLPLHVGLENRLPDFLFREQEGERVSLFFSYGLEGKHLDRYLENHIQKRADMQENVRLSTYTPETLKKAEQNKIKVLDVKKLVKS, encoded by the coding sequence ATGACACGTCGGGAACAATTTGAGCAACAGGGCTACCTTATCGTCCGTAACGTTTTTACGCCCGATGAAGTAACCCAATTACGGCAGGCCGCTTATGAGTATCGCGATCAGCAACAGAAACTCGGTCTGGTCGCGAAAGTAAAACAGGCTGCCTCGGTAAAGGGAGACTTACTCAGTAAAGAGAAACTGGGTTGGGTTATTTACGATCCACGAATCGTTGCCATTGCGACCGAAATCCTGGGCGACACGCCGGTTTATTTCTCCGACAGCACCTATCAAATTGGTACGGGTACGCGTGGCTTTCACCGCGATAACATCGACCGGTATCAGTTCGGGCAGGGAGCAGATTGGGAGGGGGCGTACCCATTGATTCGGTTCGGTATTTACCTGCAAAATCACGATACCTACAGCGGTGGTATCCGTTTCAAATCGGGTAGCCATGATGCTGCCGACGGTGCCGATGTGTTTGCCGATACTCGTGCGGGCGACATTGTGGTCTGGAACATGCGGACGCTCCACAGCGGCAACGCCCGCCGAATGAAAGTGTTGAACAATTTGCCCCTCCACGTTGGTCTGGAAAATCGACTGCCCGATTTTCTGTTCCGCGAGCAGGAAGGAGAGCGTGTATCTTTATTCTTTAGCTACGGATTGGAAGGCAAACACCTTGATCGGTATCTGGAAAACCACATTCAGAAACGAGCCGATATGCAGGAGAACGTACGTCTATCGACCTATACGCCTGAAACCCTCAAAAAAGCGGAGCAGAATAAGATCAAAGTGCTGGATGTGAAAAAACTGGTGAAGTCTTAG
- a CDS encoding 3-phosphoshikimate 1-carboxyvinyltransferase, producing the protein MNAVRLSPPATLTNPGIVQDRLVRATVPLASSKSESNRALIIDALTGFQCDLKNLSTARDTQTMIRLLKSEDSVADVLDAGTTMRFLTAYFAATGQQKTMTGTPRMCERPIGILVDALRTLGADITYLNKEGYPPTQINGFSASGTNKVSVRGDVSSQYISALVMIAPLLPDGLTLELTGAIGSRPYIEMTLEQMIYFGADVQADWEAKTITVAPKPYTPKPYAIESDWSGASYWYSVAALAQNETAEITLLGLKAKSLQGDSAIVDIMRSLGVESTFTEEGVRLTKGPTSESLAWDFTDCPDLAQTVAVCAAVKGVTLHLTGVESLKIKETDRIAALQAELQKIGAELVELEPNHLYEVHRLPTSHEVPATIETYDDHRMAMAFAPVAMREEIIIEEPRVVDKSYPSFWEDMARVATVEFIQEEAIR; encoded by the coding sequence TTGAACGCTGTTCGTTTATCTCCTCCCGCTACGCTGACGAATCCGGGTATCGTCCAGGACCGTCTAGTCCGGGCCACTGTGCCCCTGGCTTCGTCGAAAAGTGAAAGCAATCGTGCTCTTATCATTGATGCCCTGACCGGCTTTCAGTGTGATCTGAAAAACCTATCGACCGCCCGCGATACGCAAACGATGATTCGGTTGTTGAAGTCAGAAGATTCAGTTGCTGATGTATTGGATGCGGGCACGACCATGCGTTTTCTGACGGCCTATTTCGCAGCAACTGGGCAACAGAAAACAATGACTGGCACGCCCCGTATGTGCGAACGCCCCATTGGTATTCTGGTCGATGCCTTACGAACACTTGGCGCTGATATTACCTATCTAAACAAAGAAGGTTATCCGCCGACGCAGATCAATGGGTTTAGTGCATCGGGTACTAATAAAGTGAGTGTTCGGGGTGATGTGAGCAGCCAATATATTTCGGCACTGGTGATGATTGCTCCGCTACTGCCAGATGGCCTGACGCTGGAGTTGACTGGAGCCATCGGATCGCGGCCCTATATCGAAATGACGCTGGAACAAATGATCTATTTCGGCGCTGACGTTCAGGCGGATTGGGAAGCAAAAACGATTACGGTTGCTCCTAAACCGTACACCCCTAAACCCTACGCTATTGAATCTGATTGGTCGGGAGCCAGCTATTGGTATAGCGTGGCGGCTCTGGCCCAGAATGAAACGGCCGAAATCACACTTCTTGGTCTAAAAGCGAAATCGCTGCAAGGCGACAGCGCTATTGTCGACATTATGCGGTCGCTGGGCGTGGAGAGTACCTTCACCGAAGAAGGCGTTCGCTTGACCAAAGGCCCCACCAGCGAATCGCTGGCCTGGGATTTTACCGATTGCCCTGACCTGGCGCAGACCGTTGCTGTATGTGCCGCCGTGAAAGGCGTAACCCTACACCTGACTGGGGTTGAAAGTCTGAAAATCAAGGAAACGGACCGGATCGCGGCTTTACAGGCCGAGTTACAGAAAATTGGTGCTGAGCTGGTGGAACTGGAGCCTAACCATCTTTATGAGGTTCATCGGCTACCAACCAGCCATGAGGTTCCGGCTACGATTGAAACCTATGATGATCACCGGATGGCGATGGCGTTTGCCCCTGTAGCCATGCGCGAAGAGATTATTATCGAAGAGCCACGAGTGGTCGATAAATCGTACCCAAGCTTTTGGGAAGATATGGCGCGAGTGGCCACGGTTGAGTTTATTCAAGAAGAAGCAATTCGTTAA
- the nagA gene encoding N-acetylglucosamine-6-phosphate deacetylase, with amino-acid sequence MNQFVNATVFTGEEWLTNASVRIDNGRIQEISTAETFVDSSDPAVIDLNGDYLLPGFVDLQLYGGSDLFLNDQPTPETVRHIYDSHVRNGTTTLLPTIHSTSLAIMQQSMAAVQVVRNENPFGVPGIHIEGPYFNPIKRGAHSMAYVRTPAEGELEALFSTNADVIRILTLAPEILTPEQFNTIKRLKHTNTLLSLGHSNATFQQATAAFNDGMPLATHLYNAMRGYESREPGVVGAVFDHPSVRASIIADSYHCSPIAIRIAYRLLGERLFLISDALFANPPRPAFDLEQFIVHYEPDTNGPGRYVNNEGNLAGSSITLIDCVRIAVEQAGIPLTNALRMSSTIPAEIIGLGNQIGKIKPGYVANLVVADKALTTKGVWISGEKLV; translated from the coding sequence ATGAATCAGTTTGTTAACGCCACCGTTTTTACTGGCGAAGAATGGCTTACCAACGCATCTGTGCGCATCGACAATGGTCGCATTCAGGAAATCTCAACCGCAGAAACTTTTGTAGACTCCAGCGATCCGGCTGTCATTGATCTCAACGGCGACTATCTGCTTCCCGGTTTCGTGGATTTACAACTATACGGCGGCTCCGATCTGTTTCTGAACGACCAGCCTACGCCCGAAACCGTCCGGCACATTTACGATTCTCACGTTCGAAATGGTACCACTACCCTACTGCCCACAATCCATTCAACGTCGCTGGCTATTATGCAGCAATCGATGGCGGCAGTGCAGGTGGTGCGAAACGAAAATCCGTTTGGCGTGCCGGGTATTCACATTGAAGGACCTTATTTCAACCCAATAAAACGGGGAGCGCACAGCATGGCCTACGTTCGAACACCCGCCGAAGGCGAATTGGAGGCTTTGTTCAGTACGAATGCTGATGTTATTCGAATTCTGACGCTGGCTCCCGAAATACTGACGCCCGAACAATTCAATACCATTAAGCGGCTGAAACATACGAATACACTCCTCTCGCTTGGCCATAGTAATGCAACCTTTCAACAGGCAACGGCGGCTTTCAATGACGGCATGCCTCTGGCAACACACCTATATAATGCGATGCGTGGTTATGAAAGCCGCGAACCCGGTGTAGTTGGTGCCGTCTTCGACCACCCATCCGTTCGGGCCAGTATCATTGCCGACAGTTACCATTGCAGCCCGATTGCCATCCGCATTGCGTATCGACTACTTGGCGAGCGACTTTTTCTGATTTCGGATGCCCTTTTCGCCAACCCACCCAGGCCCGCATTTGATCTGGAGCAATTTATTGTTCACTACGAACCCGATACGAATGGCCCCGGACGTTACGTCAACAACGAAGGGAATCTGGCAGGGTCGTCCATTACGCTTATTGACTGCGTTCGGATTGCGGTTGAGCAAGCGGGTATTCCATTAACAAACGCCCTCCGGATGTCGTCAACGATTCCGGCAGAGATCATTGGCCTGGGCAACCAGATCGGAAAAATCAAGCCGGGTTATGTAGCCAATCTGGTCGTTGCAGATAAAGCGCTGACGACAAAAGGCGTATGGATTTCAGGCGAAAAATTGGTTTGA